The following proteins are encoded in a genomic region of Thiomicrospira sp. R3:
- a CDS encoding 5-(carboxyamino)imidazole ribonucleotide synthase: MTEHKRKIGILGAGQLGRMLALAGYPLDLQFGFYGSALDEPAGRLGRFYPNHENQLDPLIEFADVITYESENTSVEQVEQISQIKPVYPSATSLYYSQDRGREKELFDRLNIPCAPYQLVANSTELTQAVEKIGLPAILKTTTEGYDGKGQFVIKSPQDINQAWLSIGQRPAVLEALVRFKRELSMIAVRNAANQHVYYPLVENRHHQGILRLTLAPAQAVTETLQRQAESYMQALLDEMNHIGALTLELFETEQGLVVNEMAPRVHNSGHWSIEGAQTSQFENHLRAITGLPLGSTSPRQSHAAMINIIGELGNIDLPLNLNNVYVHLYDKQERAGRKLGHITLLADSQQALDKQLEQLKDWLA; encoded by the coding sequence ATGACTGAGCACAAACGTAAGATTGGCATTCTAGGTGCAGGGCAACTTGGTCGCATGTTAGCCTTGGCAGGCTATCCACTCGACTTGCAGTTTGGGTTTTACGGCTCAGCGCTGGATGAACCCGCTGGACGACTAGGTCGGTTTTACCCTAACCATGAAAACCAACTTGACCCACTCATTGAGTTTGCTGATGTCATCACCTACGAAAGTGAAAACACCTCGGTGGAACAGGTTGAACAAATCAGCCAAATAAAACCCGTCTATCCTAGTGCAACCTCGCTTTACTACTCGCAAGATCGTGGGCGTGAAAAAGAGCTTTTTGATCGGCTGAATATCCCCTGCGCCCCCTACCAACTCGTCGCCAACTCAACTGAATTGACTCAAGCTGTTGAAAAAATTGGATTACCTGCGATACTAAAAACCACTACAGAAGGCTATGATGGCAAAGGCCAATTTGTTATCAAATCACCCCAAGACATTAACCAGGCCTGGTTGTCGATTGGCCAACGTCCTGCGGTCCTGGAAGCGCTTGTGCGCTTTAAGCGTGAGCTCTCAATGATTGCCGTACGCAATGCCGCCAATCAACACGTCTACTACCCACTGGTCGAAAACCGCCACCATCAAGGCATTTTGCGCCTCACCCTTGCGCCCGCACAAGCCGTCACTGAAACCCTACAACGTCAAGCTGAAAGCTATATGCAAGCCCTATTGGATGAAATGAACCACATTGGCGCGCTGACACTTGAGCTGTTTGAAACCGAGCAGGGCTTAGTGGTGAATGAAATGGCGCCCCGCGTGCACAATTCAGGGCATTGGAGCATCGAAGGCGCACAGACTTCGCAGTTTGAAAACCACCTACGTGCGATTACTGGCCTTCCGCTTGGCAGTACTTCGCCACGTCAATCCCATGCCGCAATGATTAATATTATTGGCGAACTAGGCAACATTGATCTGCCCTTAAACCTCAACAATGTTTATGTTCATTTATATGATAAACAGGAGCGTGCGGGAAGAAAACTTGGACACATTACGCTACTGGCCGATAGCCAGCAGGCGTTAGACAAACAACTCGAACAACTTAAAGACTGGCTTGCTTAG
- the purE gene encoding 5-(carboxyamino)imidazole ribonucleotide mutase has product MPVSEHPLVGVIMGSKSDWPTMQHAVEMLNQFGVAYEVKVVSAHRTPDLMFDYAQTAEQRGLEVIIAGAGGAAHLPGMVAAKTLVPVLGVPVKSRALSGQDSLLSIVQMPGGIPVGTLAIGDAGAKNAGILAAQIIGNHNSTVRDAVRVWRQAQTDFVLDNPDPSID; this is encoded by the coding sequence ATGCCAGTATCTGAACACCCTTTAGTTGGCGTTATTATGGGCTCAAAAAGTGATTGGCCAACCATGCAACATGCGGTTGAAATGTTGAACCAATTCGGTGTGGCGTATGAAGTAAAAGTCGTCTCGGCGCATCGCACTCCAGATTTAATGTTTGATTACGCCCAAACGGCTGAACAAAGAGGTTTAGAGGTTATTATTGCTGGTGCAGGCGGCGCCGCTCACCTTCCTGGCATGGTTGCGGCCAAAACATTGGTTCCAGTACTCGGGGTTCCGGTAAAATCACGCGCACTCAGCGGCCAAGACTCACTATTGTCGATTGTTCAAATGCCCGGCGGTATTCCTGTTGGCACACTTGCCATTGGTGATGCTGGCGCAAAAAATGCAGGTATCCTCGCGGCTCAAATCATCGGCAATCACAATAGCACTGTGCGTGATGCCGTGCGGGTTTGGCGACAAGCACAAACAGACTTTGTACTCGATAATCCCGACCCATCTATCGACTAA
- a CDS encoding FAD-binding domain-containing protein produces MRPLITKFEHRCSLIRYVQGLSGLAEDRVSSIQGGGAPAWQKAELIDPAAYSRNRNYLKGAVSGLSPYIRHGVMSPAELADQLAVSYPSALRARFVQQLAWRDYFHRVHQAQSSAVWQDREAYKTGFSAQDYADHLPEDILQAQTGVRLVDQLIEQLLNQGYLHNHARLYLASYIVHWRRIKWQAGAAWFLSHLLDGDIASNNYSWQWVASTFSAKPYIFNLDNVKRFAGDLLDCTHPSNRLFDASYERLTVQLFPNRVWEG; encoded by the coding sequence ATGCGCCCTTTGATCACAAAGTTTGAACATCGCTGTTCGCTCATTCGTTATGTTCAGGGTTTGTCAGGGTTGGCTGAGGATAGGGTGAGCTCGATTCAAGGGGGTGGTGCGCCAGCTTGGCAAAAAGCCGAGTTGATTGATCCTGCGGCCTATAGTCGAAACCGAAATTACCTAAAGGGGGCGGTTTCAGGTCTTTCGCCTTATATTCGTCATGGCGTGATGAGCCCCGCTGAGTTAGCTGATCAATTGGCAGTGTCCTATCCGAGTGCGTTACGCGCACGTTTTGTTCAACAATTGGCCTGGCGTGACTATTTTCATCGTGTTCATCAGGCTCAGTCATCTGCCGTTTGGCAAGACCGAGAAGCTTATAAAACCGGTTTTAGTGCCCAAGATTATGCCGATCACCTCCCTGAGGATATTCTACAAGCTCAAACCGGTGTGCGGCTGGTAGATCAATTAATTGAGCAGCTGCTTAATCAGGGGTATTTACATAACCATGCTCGTCTCTATCTAGCCTCTTACATAGTGCATTGGCGGCGGATTAAGTGGCAAGCGGGTGCAGCTTGGTTTTTAAGCCATTTACTAGATGGGGATATCGCCTCAAATAATTATTCGTGGCAATGGGTCGCTTCGACCTTTAGCGCTAAGCCTTATATTTTTAACCTTGACAATGTTAAGCGTTTTGCAGGTGATCTATTGGATTGCACGCATCCGAGTAACCGACTATTTGATGCAAGTTATGAACGCTTGACTGTTCAGTTGTTTCCAAATCGTGTGTGGGAGGGTTAG
- a CDS encoding exonuclease domain-containing protein, translating to MLKDWQALAKAGFDDWVLVDIETTGGKLHLDEITEIALIHIAQGEVVERYQTLLKPSRSIPPWITELTGISNAMVANAPSFAEIADTLAAKFQNKLFVAHNARFDYGFIKASFKRLGLDFKMPVLCTVKLSRALYPEYKRHGLDQLIERFGLGCEQRHRAMGDAQVLGYFLQQACLDKGVDAVIAQCKAQLKTYSLPANLDPDVLKDCPDTPGVYQFYNQQGHVIYVGKSVTLRTRILSHFSQGQTLAKDLQIANELHHIDWIECAGDLGAQLLEAKLVKQLSPKYNRQLKKLTKLWHFEIVQDQLGYDTLRLVSTDGLSAEDLANSYGLYRSKAQAIKALEKRVTEHQLCQRLTGLEKKSSGACFAYQLKRCKGGCVGQESAAQYNLRLATALLPLKQQVWPWSGAILVKEQQGSNQQVHLINQWCWMGTATDDSALADLLESSSASHFIELDSYKILVKFLLKPDRSLRIQVLDSN from the coding sequence GTGCTTAAGGATTGGCAAGCCCTAGCTAAAGCCGGCTTTGATGACTGGGTACTGGTTGATATTGAAACCACGGGAGGTAAATTACACCTTGATGAGATAACCGAAATCGCCTTGATTCATATTGCGCAAGGCGAAGTGGTCGAACGTTATCAAACACTCCTAAAGCCCTCACGCTCGATTCCACCTTGGATTACCGAGCTAACTGGAATTAGCAATGCAATGGTGGCGAATGCCCCAAGTTTTGCTGAGATAGCCGACACCTTGGCGGCTAAATTTCAAAACAAACTGTTTGTTGCTCATAATGCGCGTTTTGATTATGGTTTTATTAAGGCCTCGTTTAAGCGTCTGGGGTTGGATTTTAAAATGCCGGTTTTGTGTACGGTAAAACTCTCGCGTGCGCTTTATCCCGAATATAAACGTCATGGGTTGGATCAACTCATTGAGCGCTTTGGTCTTGGTTGTGAACAGCGCCATCGTGCGATGGGCGATGCCCAGGTGTTGGGGTATTTTTTGCAGCAGGCCTGCTTAGATAAAGGCGTTGATGCAGTCATTGCGCAATGTAAAGCGCAACTTAAAACCTATAGCTTACCGGCCAATCTAGACCCTGATGTATTGAAGGATTGCCCTGATACGCCGGGTGTGTATCAATTCTACAATCAGCAGGGGCATGTGATTTATGTGGGCAAGTCGGTCACCCTGCGCACACGTATTTTAAGCCATTTTTCGCAGGGTCAAACCTTAGCCAAAGATCTTCAGATCGCCAATGAGTTGCATCATATAGATTGGATTGAGTGTGCAGGAGACTTGGGTGCACAGTTGTTGGAAGCTAAGTTGGTAAAGCAGCTCAGCCCTAAATACAATCGACAATTAAAAAAGTTGACCAAGCTTTGGCATTTTGAGATTGTTCAAGATCAATTAGGCTATGACACACTGCGCTTGGTGAGCACTGATGGCCTGAGTGCAGAGGATTTAGCCAATAGTTACGGACTTTACCGCTCGAAAGCCCAAGCAATTAAAGCTTTGGAAAAACGTGTGACCGAGCATCAACTGTGTCAGCGTTTAACCGGTTTAGAGAAAAAGTCATCGGGCGCCTGTTTTGCCTACCAGCTTAAACGCTGTAAAGGCGGGTGTGTTGGTCAGGAGTCGGCTGCTCAGTATAATCTTCGCTTGGCAACGGCGTTGTTACCACTTAAACAGCAAGTTTGGCCTTGGTCGGGTGCGATTTTAGTAAAAGAACAACAGGGTTCGAATCAGCAGGTTCACCTTATTAACCAGTGGTGTTGGATGGGAACCGCGACAGATGACTCTGCGCTAGCCGACTTATTGGAGAGTTCAAGCGCGTCGCATTTTATTGAATTGGACAGTTATAAAATTCTTGTTAAGTTTTTATTAAAGCCAGACCGGTCATTGCGCATTCAGGTTTTAGATTCGAACTAG
- a CDS encoding Y-family DNA polymerase: MMPVYALVDANSFYASCEMAFNPKLAQRPVVVLSNNDGCIVAANKMAKELAKRFPINYGSGGYHAAKPTSMMFQPYFKVEKMLKRFNTAVFSSNYELYGDMSARMHRMLGEFSSAQEVYSIDESFLDLSGMSQWNLTEYAKKIKQTLHQGLGLPVAVGIGPSKTLAKLANHLAKKHDAYQGVLDLTALSEPVVDALLRQVAVGDVWGVGKKRAQQLTDMGIQTALDLKYANVKMLRRRFSVVMERLVLELNNQACLRLEEVAPAKQQILSSRSFGQPIRDFDLVAQAVASYTARAAQKLRAEGSVCQYISVFLRTNPFKSNAPFYQNQHTYGLVYPTDHTGLVLTMAKRALKRIWQPGLAYHKAGVCLSDISPKGAMQLDVFAPDPKYSANPKSDALMTVMDQINQRMGRGSVQLAAEGLADKQAWQMRRALCSPRYTTRLNEVLTVW, translated from the coding sequence ATGATGCCTGTTTATGCCTTGGTGGATGCCAATAGTTTTTATGCGTCTTGTGAAATGGCCTTTAACCCTAAGCTGGCACAGCGTCCGGTGGTGGTTTTGTCAAATAACGACGGCTGTATAGTAGCCGCGAATAAGATGGCTAAGGAACTAGCCAAGCGCTTTCCAATCAATTATGGATCGGGCGGTTATCATGCCGCTAAACCCACTAGTATGATGTTTCAGCCGTATTTTAAAGTTGAAAAAATGCTCAAACGATTTAACACCGCGGTGTTTAGCTCAAACTATGAGTTGTATGGCGATATGAGTGCGCGAATGCATCGTATGTTGGGTGAGTTTAGTAGCGCGCAAGAGGTCTATTCGATTGATGAGTCGTTTTTAGATTTGAGTGGTATGAGCCAGTGGAACTTAACCGAATATGCTAAAAAGATAAAGCAGACGCTTCACCAAGGGCTTGGTTTACCGGTGGCGGTTGGCATTGGGCCTTCAAAAACCCTCGCAAAACTGGCTAATCATTTGGCTAAGAAACATGATGCTTATCAAGGTGTACTTGATTTAACGGCTTTATCCGAGCCGGTTGTCGATGCGCTGTTGCGTCAGGTTGCGGTGGGTGATGTGTGGGGTGTGGGCAAAAAACGAGCGCAACAGTTAACCGACATGGGGATTCAAACGGCACTGGATTTAAAATATGCGAATGTGAAAATGCTTCGCAGGCGGTTTTCAGTGGTGATGGAGCGTCTGGTGTTGGAGTTAAATAACCAGGCCTGCTTGCGTTTGGAGGAGGTGGCACCAGCGAAACAGCAGATTTTAAGTTCGCGCTCGTTTGGGCAGCCGATCCGTGACTTTGATCTAGTCGCGCAAGCAGTGGCGAGTTATACCGCGCGGGCGGCACAAAAGTTACGAGCTGAAGGCTCGGTCTGTCAGTATATTTCTGTTTTTCTTCGCACCAATCCGTTTAAATCCAACGCCCCGTTTTACCAAAATCAACATACCTATGGCCTGGTGTATCCTACTGATCACACTGGGTTAGTGTTGACTATGGCAAAACGTGCGCTTAAACGGATTTGGCAACCGGGCTTGGCTTATCATAAGGCCGGGGTATGTTTAAGCGATATTAGTCCTAAAGGGGCGATGCAATTGGATGTGTTTGCGCCTGATCCTAAGTATTCAGCGAACCCAAAATCGGATGCGCTGATGACGGTGATGGATCAAATTAACCAGCGAATGGGGCGGGGGAGTGTACAGCTTGCCGCAGAGGGCTTGGCCGATAAGCAGGCCTGGCAAATGCGTCGGGCCTTGTGTTCACCTCGTTATACCACACGGCTTAATGAGGTTTTAACGGTTTGGTAG
- a CDS encoding TIGR03643 family protein — MTLCLEDRHRVIEMAWEDRTPFEAIELNFGLSEPQVIKLMRRELKPSSFRLWRARVSGRKTKHLALRSDQVSRGYCPTQYKHR; from the coding sequence GTGACTTTATGTTTAGAGGATCGCCATCGCGTGATTGAGATGGCTTGGGAAGATCGTACACCTTTTGAGGCGATTGAGCTGAATTTTGGCTTGTCTGAACCCCAAGTGATTAAGTTGATGCGCCGTGAGTTGAAGCCCTCAAGTTTTCGGTTATGGCGTGCACGGGTATCAGGCCGAAAAACCAAGCATCTTGCACTTCGCAGCGATCAGGTATCGCGCGGTTATTGTCCTACTCAGTACAAGCATCGGTGA
- the umuD gene encoding translesion error-prone DNA polymerase V autoproteolytic subunit gives MCMEDEKLKTSALAHGGKRKGAGRKSGSGKFGEPTKVIRVPESKVERVKAWLEEGGDVSADDNVHYMALPQFKNAQVFRPDFTSHYDIGLYSHKVVAGFPSPADDNLEQTIDLNTHFIKKPNTTFLVKVQGDSMKQAGIYPGDLLAVDRSETPKDGKIVIASIDGELTVKRLSIKSTGTWLMPENDQYDPIPVRESSDLVIWGVVVSVLRSV, from the coding sequence ATGTGTATGGAAGATGAAAAGTTAAAAACGAGTGCACTGGCTCATGGTGGCAAACGCAAAGGTGCTGGACGCAAATCCGGTAGTGGCAAGTTTGGCGAACCGACCAAAGTGATACGGGTGCCTGAATCGAAGGTAGAGCGAGTTAAAGCTTGGCTTGAGGAGGGGGGTGATGTTTCAGCTGATGATAACGTGCATTATATGGCGTTACCGCAGTTTAAAAATGCGCAAGTATTTCGTCCAGACTTTACATCCCATTATGATATTGGGCTCTATTCGCATAAGGTGGTCGCAGGCTTCCCTTCACCAGCGGATGATAATCTTGAGCAAACGATTGATTTAAATACACACTTCATTAAAAAACCTAACACTACGTTTTTGGTCAAGGTACAGGGCGATTCGATGAAACAAGCCGGTATTTATCCAGGTGATTTATTAGCTGTGGACCGTAGCGAAACACCGAAAGACGGTAAGATTGTGATCGCTTCGATAGATGGTGAGCTGACGGTAAAACGCCTGTCAATTAAATCAACTGGTACTTGGTTAATGCCCGAAAATGATCAATACGATCCTATTCCAGTGCGAGAGAGTTCAGATCTGGTGATTTGGGGGGTGGTGGTGTCGGTACTGCGTTCGGTGTAA
- a CDS encoding DUF3429 domain-containing protein, producing MSPITLAQTLTYLGTLPFIYGGLAHLGLAPFAAWLPFAIDSALLAYAAVILSFLAGIHWGLALGKLDRYDQKPLARRLLWMSNIIALWAWLMWLLPSSVLAFWGMALGFAVMLAVDWRWLTLAQTQAWFWRLRWQASFIAMLSLVVMGF from the coding sequence ATGTCACCGATTACACTTGCACAGACCCTGACTTATTTGGGTACCCTGCCTTTTATTTATGGAGGGCTCGCCCATTTAGGGCTGGCGCCTTTTGCTGCATGGCTTCCCTTTGCGATTGATTCTGCTTTATTGGCTTATGCTGCAGTTATTCTGAGTTTTTTGGCGGGGATTCACTGGGGTCTGGCCTTAGGTAAACTGGATCGTTATGATCAAAAACCCTTGGCCAGACGTTTGCTGTGGATGTCCAATATTATTGCGCTTTGGGCTTGGTTGATGTGGTTATTGCCCAGTAGTGTATTAGCTTTTTGGGGAATGGCGCTGGGTTTTGCGGTGATGTTGGCTGTGGATTGGCGCTGGTTAACCTTAGCCCAAACACAGGCCTGGTTTTGGCGTTTACGCTGGCAAGCGAGCTTTATTGCGATGCTTTCGCTTGTTGTAATGGGTTTTTAA
- a CDS encoding L-lactate permease, with product MSFFQLLAAAMPVLAVLLFLVIMRLPASRAMSLSLVMVAILAWLVWQVPVVQIAASVLEGWVIGASILLIVFGAIVLLNTLQVSGAVEVIRTGFTQISPDRRVQTVIVGWLFVAFLEGASGFGTPAAIVAPLLLALGFPAMAAVVLALIADSGAVSYGAVGTPVIVGLGQGLVDPSHAEIMQIATTASTIDLFVASFLPLIMVLLLTRFFGENKSWREGLGAWKFALLAGFSYTLTALLVAKTLGPEFPAILGGLVGLAITVFAAKKGFLMPKDIWLFKTDKTEADAQSLDEVSPDQVKIEGCEKTPAISSFKVNSNESKTLSLLQAWSPYILVALLLVLSRLEFLPFKAWLTSVSFEFNHLLATDISAKWVPLYLPGSLFLLVAIITLLLHKVPMKQAGLAWGRSLKVMLPTIIALGASVPMVRIFLNSGVNSAELMSMPMELAVLAAATFEGAWPLAAPFVGALGSFIAGSATFSNMMFAQFQESTALATGLPTHWILALQMLGANAGNMICVVNVVAAASVVNLVGREGQIIRYTLLPMLFYVVSVGVVAMVGLSLFY from the coding sequence ATGAGTTTCTTCCAGTTGTTAGCGGCAGCGATGCCCGTTTTAGCCGTTTTATTGTTTTTGGTTATTATGCGGTTGCCTGCTAGCCGAGCGATGAGCTTAAGTTTAGTTATGGTCGCAATCTTAGCTTGGTTGGTTTGGCAAGTTCCTGTCGTTCAAATTGCGGCTTCGGTACTTGAGGGCTGGGTGATTGGTGCGTCCATTTTGCTGATTGTATTTGGCGCTATTGTTTTGCTCAATACCCTACAGGTAAGCGGGGCCGTTGAGGTTATTCGAACGGGTTTTACTCAAATCTCACCTGACCGGCGAGTACAAACGGTGATCGTCGGTTGGTTGTTTGTTGCCTTTTTGGAAGGAGCGAGTGGTTTTGGTACACCGGCGGCCATTGTGGCGCCTTTGTTGTTAGCCCTAGGGTTTCCGGCGATGGCTGCGGTAGTTTTGGCTTTGATTGCGGATAGTGGCGCAGTCTCTTATGGTGCGGTGGGTACGCCGGTGATTGTTGGTTTGGGGCAGGGTTTAGTAGATCCAAGCCATGCTGAAATTATGCAGATTGCGACTACGGCCAGCACGATTGATTTATTTGTAGCCAGTTTTTTACCCTTGATTATGGTGCTCTTGTTAACACGATTTTTTGGGGAAAATAAAAGCTGGCGTGAGGGGTTGGGCGCTTGGAAGTTTGCGTTGTTAGCCGGGTTTTCTTATACCTTGACAGCCTTGTTGGTTGCAAAAACGCTTGGGCCTGAGTTTCCTGCCATTCTCGGCGGCTTAGTGGGGTTGGCGATTACGGTTTTTGCGGCTAAAAAAGGGTTTTTAATGCCAAAAGATATTTGGTTATTTAAAACAGATAAGACTGAAGCTGACGCGCAAAGTTTGGATGAAGTATCGCCAGACCAGGTGAAAATCGAGGGCTGTGAAAAAACACCGGCCATCTCATCCTTCAAAGTGAATTCAAACGAATCGAAAACCTTGTCTCTTTTACAAGCCTGGTCGCCCTATATTTTGGTTGCGTTGTTACTCGTGCTGAGCCGGTTAGAGTTTTTGCCATTTAAAGCTTGGCTAACCAGCGTAAGTTTTGAGTTTAATCATTTATTGGCTACTGATATTTCTGCAAAGTGGGTGCCTTTGTACTTGCCGGGTAGTTTGTTTTTGCTTGTTGCCATTATTACCTTGCTATTGCATAAAGTGCCGATGAAACAAGCAGGCCTGGCTTGGGGGCGTTCGCTTAAGGTCATGTTGCCGACGATTATTGCGCTGGGGGCGTCGGTGCCGATGGTGCGGATATTTTTAAATTCAGGGGTCAATTCCGCAGAGCTGATGTCGATGCCAATGGAGTTGGCGGTGTTGGCGGCGGCCACCTTTGAGGGCGCTTGGCCGCTTGCCGCCCCGTTTGTGGGTGCGCTGGGGAGTTTTATCGCGGGTTCAGCGACCTTTTCAAATATGATGTTTGCGCAGTTTCAGGAATCTACCGCACTGGCAACCGGCTTGCCGACCCATTGGATTTTAGCCTTACAAATGTTAGGTGCGAATGCGGGCAATATGATTTGTGTGGTGAATGTGGTGGCTGCCGCCTCCGTGGTGAACCTCGTCGGGCGAGAAGGGCAAATTATCCGCTATACCTTGCTTCCTATGTTGTTTTATGTGGTGAGCGTTGGGGTGGTTGCAATGGTTGGATTGTCGTTGTTTTATTAG
- the ilvA gene encoding threonine ammonia-lyase, biosynthetic gives MPERILKKVLTVPVYDVAEETPFELAPLLSARMQNKVWLKREDLQPVFSFKLRGAYAKMVTLSEDQKKAGVIAASAGNHAQGVALAASKMGIKATIVMPKTTPPIKVNAVRRLGAKVVLHGDAFDEASIHAQQLMRENKYTFIHPYDDDDVIAGQGTIALEILRQHPKPLDIVFVCVGGGGLIAGIGAVMKQVWPKTRIIGVEPEEAACLTEALKAGERIKLKQVGLFADGAAVAQVGEIPFQIAQTCVDEMITVTNDEICAAIKDVFEDTRAIAEPAGALAVAGLKKFVAERGVSGLEMAAIVSGANMNFDRLHHIAERTEIGEKREAIFAVKIKEHPGSFKQFCEDLGASRAITEFNYRYADAQNAIVFVGVKTEGGRPEQIRLLDDLREKGYQVEDMSDNEMAKLHLRHMVGGRAEDIQDEKVYRFEFPERPGALLNFLSRMSEEWNISLFHYRNHSDAYGRVLVGVQVPANQAADFEAYLDSLKYPYVSEQDNPAYHLFLSTN, from the coding sequence ATGCCTGAACGTATATTGAAAAAAGTTTTAACCGTACCCGTTTATGATGTCGCCGAAGAGACCCCGTTTGAACTGGCGCCCCTGTTGTCAGCGCGTATGCAAAACAAGGTATGGCTCAAGCGTGAAGACCTTCAGCCGGTGTTTTCTTTTAAACTGCGCGGTGCCTATGCCAAGATGGTCACCCTGAGCGAAGATCAAAAGAAAGCCGGCGTAATTGCGGCCTCAGCAGGCAACCATGCCCAAGGTGTGGCATTAGCCGCGAGTAAAATGGGCATTAAAGCAACGATTGTGATGCCCAAAACCACGCCACCCATTAAGGTTAATGCAGTACGTCGCTTGGGCGCTAAAGTGGTGTTGCACGGCGATGCGTTTGATGAGGCGTCGATTCATGCCCAGCAGTTAATGCGTGAGAATAAATACACCTTTATCCACCCGTATGATGATGACGATGTGATTGCCGGCCAAGGCACGATTGCGCTGGAAATTTTGCGCCAGCATCCTAAGCCCTTGGATATTGTGTTTGTTTGTGTCGGTGGCGGTGGATTGATTGCCGGGATTGGTGCGGTGATGAAACAGGTTTGGCCTAAAACGCGAATTATTGGTGTCGAACCTGAAGAGGCAGCTTGCTTAACCGAAGCGCTAAAAGCCGGTGAGCGGATTAAGCTTAAACAAGTGGGCTTGTTTGCCGATGGCGCGGCCGTGGCGCAAGTCGGTGAAATTCCGTTTCAAATCGCGCAAACCTGTGTCGACGAAATGATCACAGTAACCAATGATGAAATCTGCGCCGCGATTAAGGATGTGTTTGAAGATACCCGTGCGATTGCCGAACCAGCAGGCGCGCTGGCGGTTGCGGGTTTGAAGAAATTTGTCGCTGAACGCGGTGTGTCGGGCCTAGAAATGGCGGCGATTGTCAGTGGTGCGAATATGAATTTTGATCGCTTGCACCATATTGCTGAGCGAACTGAAATCGGCGAAAAGCGTGAGGCGATTTTTGCCGTCAAAATCAAAGAGCATCCCGGAAGCTTTAAACAGTTCTGCGAAGATTTGGGCGCTAGTCGCGCCATTACCGAGTTTAATTACCGTTATGCCGATGCGCAAAATGCCATAGTATTCGTTGGTGTTAAAACCGAAGGGGGGCGGCCTGAACAAATTCGCCTGCTGGACGATTTGCGCGAAAAAGGTTATCAAGTTGAAGATATGTCTGACAATGAAATGGCCAAGTTGCATTTGCGTCATATGGTCGGCGGAAGGGCGGAAGATATCCAAGATGAAAAGGTCTATCGGTTTGAGTTCCCTGAGCGCCCGGGCGCGCTGCTTAACTTTTTAAGCCGGATGAGTGAAGAGTGGAATATCAGCTTGTTCCATTATCGTAATCACTCTGATGCCTATGGACGGGTTTTGGTCGGCGTACAG